From a region of the Hallerella porci genome:
- a CDS encoding XRE family transcriptional regulator, translating into MDLGELLLNMACKLEVSPAFLSSVENGKRKIPENWLSKIKKLYKLNDAQVAKMKEAFYDSNNEVEIGLENLRENQRNLAIAFARKLETIPDQDIHKILRILDKEKN; encoded by the coding sequence ATGGATTTAGGCGAACTGCTACTTAACATGGCATGCAAGCTTGAAGTGTCCCCAGCTTTTCTTTCCAGCGTAGAAAATGGAAAGCGTAAAATTCCCGAAAATTGGTTATCAAAAATCAAAAAGTTATACAAGCTTAATGACGCTCAAGTCGCAAAGATGAAAGAAGCTTTTTATGATTCAAACAATGAAGTCGAAATTGGCTTAGAAAATTTACGGGAAAACCAAAGAAATTTAGCAATCGCTTTTGCTCGTAAATTGGAAACAATTCCCGATCAAGACATCCATAAAATTTTAAGAATTTTAGATAAGGAGAAAAATTAG
- a CDS encoding ImmA/IrrE family metallo-endopeptidase produces the protein MNFKATALSIKDIRQIVKLIRKKCGLENCHNIPVCELFEWVLNKLFDEVEWEIVPKSKMAEEGITFTGLHCIKIREDVYINACQGDGRARFTIMHEIGHFILHDPTRVALCRLAPGERLRAFEDPEWQADTFAAEFLMDLDLIKGMEYKQISAVCGVTFRAAQTRIAKLQKEGSN, from the coding sequence GTGAATTTCAAAGCAACAGCTTTATCTATAAAAGATATTAGACAAATTGTCAAATTAATCCGCAAAAAATGTGGCCTTGAAAATTGCCATAATATTCCAGTTTGTGAACTGTTTGAATGGGTTTTAAACAAACTATTCGATGAAGTGGAATGGGAAATTGTTCCTAAATCAAAAATGGCTGAAGAAGGCATAACCTTCACTGGGCTTCATTGTATAAAAATAAGAGAAGATGTTTACATCAATGCTTGTCAAGGGGACGGCAGAGCTCGTTTTACAATCATGCATGAAATCGGACATTTTATTTTACATGATCCAACCCGTGTTGCTTTATGTAGGCTTGCACCAGGAGAAAGGCTTCGCGCATTTGAAGACCCCGAATGGCAGGCAGACACTTTTGCTGCAGAATTTTTAATGGATTTAGACCTTATCAAAGGTATGGAATATAAGCAGATTTCTGCTGTTTGCGGAGTAACATTTAGAGCTGCCCAAACAAGAATTGCGAAATTACAAAAGGAGGGTTCTAACTAA